The following proteins come from a genomic window of Methanosarcina sp. MTP4:
- a CDS encoding DUF6141 family protein, translated as MLRGISTEQQKTGVIFREVQNLHNNIFWIFVLYPAFLLWYIQVQRYVLVKPSGVQNVPDLYLNILWFVFGVFFPFMLYYTKHITEVRMDGIYIRFVPLNFSFKKIPYYIVEECKIQAYESFKGGEADKSKTPQQKVSPVVILKLISGEKMLISSRKPDELCRAIQQAAAQY; from the coding sequence ATTTTAAGAGGGATTTCTACGGAGCAGCAGAAAACAGGTGTAATCTTTCGCGAGGTCCAGAACCTGCACAACAATATCTTCTGGATTTTTGTCCTTTATCCTGCCTTTCTCCTCTGGTATATCCAGGTTCAGCGCTATGTCTTAGTAAAACCTTCCGGTGTCCAGAACGTCCCCGACCTTTACCTTAACATTCTCTGGTTTGTCTTCGGGGTGTTTTTTCCCTTTATGTTATACTACACAAAGCACATTACAGAAGTCAGGATGGATGGAATATACATCCGTTTTGTTCCCCTTAACTTCTCCTTTAAAAAAATCCCCTATTATATCGTGGAGGAATGTAAAATCCAGGCTTATGAGTCCTTCAAAGGAGGAGAAGCCGATAAATCAAAAACTCCTCAGCAGAAGGTCAGTCCGGTCGTAATTCTGAAGCTGATTTCCGGGGAAAAAATGCTGATCAGTTCCAGAAAACCCGATGAACTCTGCAGGGCAATCCAGCAGGCTGCGGCTCAGTACTGA
- a CDS encoding class I SAM-dependent methyltransferase family protein, with protein sequence MYRAIRVPVEKGEETRLKVLASGLLDQTRKIRKVRTEEGTFLEIPITEAAGDRIRDFSIINQKNPEFLKKPASLKEYLADTLSETELEHVPSSWHVLGDIIIVSIPEILEGKKNPIAKALLTMYPKCKSVVRDMGIEGQFRQPKRELLLGTSTETIHKEHGCLFKQDVTKVMYSKGNLDERKRMSKLGQGEVVVDMFAGIGYFSIPMAVHTRPEKIYSIEINPESFSYLKENIRLNHVEDIIFPLRGDCAEVAPGGEADRVLMGYVRTTHHYLLPAINALKKSGGILHYHETVPEKLAEERPEARIREATETLGKKVEILGLRRIKKYSPGVLHVVVDARIYEA encoded by the coding sequence ATGTACAGAGCCATCCGTGTTCCGGTCGAAAAGGGAGAAGAAACCCGCCTGAAGGTTTTAGCCTCAGGGCTTCTCGACCAAACCCGAAAAATCCGGAAAGTCCGGACAGAAGAAGGAACTTTCCTGGAAATCCCGATAACGGAAGCCGCAGGCGACAGGATTAGGGACTTTTCCATCATCAACCAGAAAAACCCCGAATTCCTGAAAAAGCCTGCATCCCTGAAAGAATACCTCGCAGACACCTTAAGCGAAACAGAGCTTGAACATGTCCCCTCCAGCTGGCATGTCCTCGGAGACATTATCATCGTCAGCATCCCCGAAATCCTTGAAGGCAAAAAAAATCCTATTGCAAAAGCCCTCCTTACCATGTACCCGAAATGCAAAAGCGTAGTCAGGGACATGGGAATCGAAGGGCAGTTCCGCCAGCCGAAAAGGGAACTTCTCCTCGGAACCTCCACGGAAACCATCCACAAGGAACACGGCTGCCTCTTCAAGCAGGACGTAACGAAAGTGATGTACTCCAAAGGCAACCTGGACGAGAGAAAGCGGATGAGCAAACTCGGGCAGGGAGAAGTTGTAGTGGACATGTTTGCGGGAATAGGCTACTTTTCAATTCCCATGGCAGTCCATACGCGGCCGGAAAAAATCTACTCGATTGAAATAAACCCCGAGTCCTTTTCCTACCTTAAAGAAAACATAAGGTTGAACCACGTCGAAGACATCATCTTTCCCCTCAGGGGGGACTGCGCCGAGGTCGCTCCCGGGGGAGAAGCCGACAGGGTTCTCATGGGCTATGTGAGAACAACACACCACTACCTGCTCCCGGCAATAAATGCTCTCAAGAAAAGCGGGGGGATTTTGCATTACCACGAAACAGTACCCGAAAAGCTTGCGGAAGAAAGGCCTGAAGCGAGGATCAGGGAAGCCACCGAAACCCTGGGGAAAAAAGTGGAGATACTGGGGCTCAGGAGGATAAAAAAATACTCTCCAGGAGTGCTGCATGTGGTCGTGGATGCCAGGATATATGAAGCTTAA
- a CDS encoding PQQ-binding-like beta-propeller repeat protein codes for MVVPEFQAYVGPRPFEQEDKPIFFGRDREARDLLSLVIAHNLVLVYAQSGAGKTSLINAGLIPLLEENQFEVFPVARVKGTIFENIGTDEISNIYVFNTLTSWAEGAYDVELLAKMKFVDFLNGQGRMQDKDGMPLPRVIIFDQFEEIFSSYQGRWKDREVFFDQVSAALKADPLLRVVFVMREDFIARLDPYAYLLPERLRTRFRMERLRSEAAQLAIKEPLKDTGRFFAEGVAEKLVDDLLKIRVETIPGETAEVTGEYIEAVQLQVVCQNLWRELPPDEREITFQHLKTYGNVKQELYRFYEEAIRAAAAKAGIDEEGLRTLCGEVLITAMETRGMVYRAPESTLGVPNTAIDVLESMHLIRAEWRAGARWYELTHDRFIEPILSSNKVFNDELAEKKREEKERAEKERLEREWAEKERVAEKKRAEKERILRRKIKRIGVYSLIFLLLAGFAAFQWINSEEQAKIANEEKQHAEEQTKIAEMQKQRAEEQTIIANEEKQRADEQTIIANEEKQHAEEQAKIAEEQAKIAEEEKQLAEEQRKKASSAKRRAKEKEREAFALSLNTPAIKFLKFYDTRDIGILIAIESFRISRTSEAEQLIRYGLSFIPHKVVVLNHNGSINNVVFSPDGRYIATASADNTSRVWDAATGTISVLNHNGSINNVVFSPDERYIATASADNTSRVWDAATGKSVSVLNHTSSVNNVVLSPDGKYVATINSDLKASLWNAFTGEGTDVPNHYNYVYNAVFSPDGKYVMWATVSLDPMGLDPKSLDWKASLWDASTGEETAVLNHTDLVYNAVFSPDGKYVATMSCPMSLEAMNLDTTNLDYTSLNCTARLWNASTGEEIAVLYHNGSINNAVFSPDGKYIATVSNGYTAKVWDVSTGNENFTLNHNGWVNDVVFSPDGKYIATASADNTARVWNVSTGEEILPPLEHNGWVNDVVFSPDGNYIATASDDSTARIWDADTGKVIYILYHNDLVNNVVFSPDGKYVATASADNTSRIVSTDTSTLNHNDWVNDVVFSPDGKYVATASADNTSRIWNVSTGKSVLVLDHYGCVNDVNFSSDGKYVATASADNTACVWNVSTGEEISVLNHTSPVYKTVFSPDGRYIATASEDNTAGVWDAATGKLVSVLDNSLGVYDIVFSPDGKYVATASWGYVDNTARVWNASTGKETAVLNNHNSCVNNVVFSPCGKYIATASDDSTARIWNASTGEETAVLNHTSPVYKAVFSPDGKYVATASRNYTACLWNADTGKEICDPLEHYGSVIDVVFSPDGKCVATASLDYTACVWNVSTGEQISVLEHNCNIVNDVVFSPDGKYIATTNDYTARLWRICDTEELINESSSRLTRNIPEDIWCKCMGDESYRETFPNLP; via the coding sequence ATGGTGGTACCTGAATTCCAGGCTTACGTGGGCCCTCGACCTTTTGAACAGGAAGATAAACCCATTTTTTTCGGAAGAGACCGTGAAGCTCGCGATCTCCTTTCCCTGGTCATTGCACATAATCTGGTCCTCGTCTATGCCCAGTCGGGTGCAGGTAAGACTTCACTTATCAATGCAGGGCTTATTCCTCTCCTTGAGGAAAACCAGTTTGAAGTTTTCCCGGTGGCGCGAGTTAAAGGCACAATTTTTGAAAATATAGGAACTGACGAGATTTCGAACATATATGTCTTTAATACTCTCACAAGCTGGGCTGAAGGTGCGTATGATGTTGAGCTCCTGGCTAAAATGAAATTTGTTGATTTTTTAAATGGACAGGGGCGTATGCAGGATAAAGATGGTATGCCTTTACCCCGCGTAATCATCTTCGATCAGTTCGAGGAAATCTTCTCTTCATATCAGGGCAGGTGGAAAGATAGGGAGGTTTTCTTTGATCAGGTAAGTGCTGCTTTGAAAGCAGATCCCCTTCTAAGGGTTGTTTTTGTCATGCGGGAGGATTTCATAGCTCGGCTAGACCCTTATGCATATCTTCTGCCCGAAAGGTTGCGGACGCGTTTTCGCATGGAGCGTCTGCGCAGTGAGGCTGCCCAGCTGGCAATCAAAGAGCCTTTGAAAGACACTGGCCGCTTTTTTGCAGAAGGCGTGGCAGAAAAGCTTGTCGATGATTTGCTGAAGATTCGAGTTGAGACAATCCCGGGGGAGACCGCTGAGGTCACAGGAGAATACATAGAGGCCGTGCAACTTCAGGTAGTATGCCAGAACCTCTGGCGGGAGTTACCGCCGGATGAAAGGGAAATAACGTTTCAGCACCTGAAAACCTATGGCAATGTAAAACAGGAACTTTACAGATTTTACGAAGAGGCTATAAGGGCAGCTGCAGCGAAGGCAGGCATTGACGAGGAGGGGCTACGCACATTATGCGGTGAAGTGCTGATAACGGCGATGGAGACTCGAGGGATGGTGTACCGCGCTCCGGAGTCCACTTTAGGTGTTCCCAATACAGCCATTGATGTGCTTGAAAGCATGCACCTTATCAGAGCAGAGTGGCGGGCAGGTGCGCGCTGGTATGAACTGACACACGACAGGTTTATCGAACCTATACTATCTTCTAACAAGGTTTTTAATGATGAACTGGCAGAGAAAAAAAGGGAAGAGAAGGAACGAGCAGAGAAAGAGCGGCTGGAGAGAGAATGGGCTGAAAAAGAACGGGTGGCAGAGAAAAAGCGGGCTGAAAAAGAAAGGATACTGCGCCGCAAAATTAAAAGAATTGGAGTCTATTCCCTTATTTTTCTTCTTCTAGCTGGATTTGCAGCCTTTCAATGGATTAACTCCGAAGAACAGGCAAAAATAGCTAATGAAGAGAAACAGCATGCTGAAGAACAGACAAAAATAGCCGAGATGCAGAAACAGCGTGCTGAAGAACAGACAATAATAGCTAATGAGGAGAAACAGCGTGCTGATGAACAGACAATAATAGCTAATGAGGAGAAACAGCATGCTGAAGAACAGGCAAAAATAGCTGAAGAACAAGCAAAAATAGCTGAGGAGGAGAAACAGCTTGCTGAAGAACAGAGAAAAAAAGCCAGTAGTGCGAAACGGCGTGCTAAAGAAAAGGAGAGAGAAGCTTTTGCTTTAAGTTTAAATACACCAGCCATTAAGTTCCTAAAATTTTATGATACTCGAGATATAGGTATTCTTATTGCTATCGAATCATTTCGAATTAGTAGAACATCGGAGGCTGAACAGTTAATACGTTACGGGCTATCATTCATACCTCATAAAGTTGTTGTTCTGAACCATAATGGTTCGATAAATAATGTTGTCTTCAGTCCTGATGGAAGATATATCGCAACTGCGAGTGCTGACAACACATCACGCGTATGGGATGCAGCTACAGGTACAATTTCTGTTCTGAACCATAATGGTTCGATAAATAATGTTGTCTTCAGTCCAGATGAAAGATATATCGCAACTGCGAGTGCTGACAACACATCACGCGTATGGGATGCAGCTACAGGTAAATCAGTTTCTGTTCTGAACCATACTAGTTCGGTGAATAATGTCGTATTAAGTCCTGATGGAAAATACGTAGCTACAATAAATTCGGACTTGAAAGCAAGTTTATGGAACGCATTCACAGGTGAAGGAACTGATGTTCCGAACCATTATAATTATGTTTATAATGCTGTATTCAGTCCTGATGGAAAATACGTCATGTGGGCTACAGTGAGTTTGGACCCAATGGGTCTGGACCCGAAGAGTTTGGACTGGAAAGCAAGTTTATGGGACGCATCTACAGGGGAAGAAACTGCTGTTCTGAATCATACTGATCTGGTGTATAATGCTGTCTTCAGTCCTGATGGAAAATACGTAGCTACAATGAGTTGCCCAATGAGCTTGGAAGCAATGAATTTGGACACAACGAATTTGGACTACACAAGTTTGAACTGCACAGCACGTTTGTGGAACGCATCTACAGGGGAAGAAATTGCTGTTCTGTACCATAATGGTTCGATAAATAATGCTGTATTCAGTCCTGATGGAAAATATATTGCAACGGTGAGTAATGGCTACACAGCAAAGGTATGGGATGTATCTACAGGCAATGAAAATTTCACTCTGAACCATAATGGTTGGGTAAATGATGTTGTCTTCAGTCCTGATGGAAAATATATTGCTACGGCGAGTGCAGATAACACAGCACGCGTATGGAATGTATCTACAGGTGAAGAAATTCTTCCTCCTTTGGAACACAATGGTTGGGTAAATGATGTTGTTTTCAGTCCTGATGGAAATTATATTGCTACGGCGAGTGATGACTCCACAGCACGCATATGGGATGCAGATACAGGTAAAGTAATTTATATTCTATATCATAATGATTTGGTAAATAATGTTGTTTTCAGTCCTGATGGAAAATATGTCGCTACGGCAAGTGCTGACAATACATCACGCATTGTATCTACAGACACTTCTACTCTCAACCATAATGATTGGGTAAATGATGTTGTCTTCAGTCCTGATGGAAAATATGTCGCTACGGCGAGTGCTGACAACACATCACGCATATGGAATGTATCTACAGGTAAATCAGTTCTTGTTCTCGACCATTATGGTTGTGTAAATGATGTTAATTTTAGTTCTGATGGAAAATATGTCGCTACGGCAAGTGCTGACAACACAGCATGTGTATGGAACGTATCTACAGGTGAAGAAATTTCTGTTCTGAACCATACTAGTCCAGTGTATAAAACGGTATTCAGTCCTGACGGAAGATATATCGCAACGGCAAGTGAGGATAATACTGCTGGTGTATGGGATGCAGCTACAGGTAAACTAGTTTCTGTTCTGGACAATAGCCTTGGGGTGTATGATATTGTCTTCAGTCCTGATGGAAAATATGTTGCTACAGCGAGTTGGGGATATGTTGACAATACAGCACGCGTATGGAATGCATCTACAGGTAAAGAAACTGCTGTTCTGAATAATCATAATAGTTGTGTAAATAATGTTGTCTTCAGTCCTTGTGGAAAATACATCGCTACAGCTAGTGATGACTCCACAGCACGCATATGGAACGCATCTACAGGTGAAGAAACTGCTGTTCTGAACCACACTAGTCCGGTGTATAAAGCTGTATTCAGTCCTGATGGAAAATATGTCGCTACAGCGAGTCGTAACTATACAGCATGCTTATGGAATGCAGATACAGGTAAAGAAATTTGTGACCCTCTGGAACATTATGGTTCGGTAATTGATGTTGTCTTCAGTCCTGATGGAAAATGTGTCGCTACAGCGAGTCTTGACTATACAGCATGCGTATGGAATGTATCTACAGGTGAACAAATTTCTGTTCTGGAACATAATTGTAATATAGTAAATGATGTTGTCTTCAGTCCTGATGGAAAATATATCGCAACGACAAATGATTACACCGCAAGATTGTGGAGAATATGTGATACAGAGGAGCTTATAAACGAATCCAGCAGTCGTTTAACTCGGAACATACCGGAAGATATATGGTGTAAGTGTATGGGTGATGAGTCTTATCGCGAGACATTTCCAAATTTGCCATAA
- a CDS encoding carboxymuconolactone decarboxylase family protein, translated as MGKNIEEIKTLKGFMPRAIKYARDMNEDFAEGLAGFYKAIWADREGGLSLKNKHILVFTVACSNNNTESAVKILSRLKKFEATKAEIMDAMMMAAWTGGIQNFTDFSAVVLKEMERLGFE; from the coding sequence ATGGGGAAGAATATCGAAGAAATCAAGACGCTTAAGGGTTTCATGCCCAGAGCCATCAAGTACGCCAGAGACATGAACGAGGACTTTGCCGAAGGTCTCGCAGGTTTTTACAAAGCCATCTGGGCTGATAGGGAAGGCGGACTTTCCCTGAAGAACAAGCACATCCTGGTCTTCACGGTCGCCTGCTCAAACAACAACACGGAGAGTGCGGTCAAGATCCTTTCGAGGCTCAAGAAATTTGAAGCAACAAAAGCCGAAATCATGGATGCCATGATGATGGCAGCCTGGACAGGTGGAATCCAGAACTTTACGGATTTCAGTGCCGTTGTGCTCAAGGAGATGGAAAGGCTGGGTTTTGAATAA